The following nucleotide sequence is from Roseivirga sp. BDSF3-8.
GTCTGTGTGAGGTGCCAATGCAATCGGCGCCGGTATCACCACCGCCTATGACAATGACGTCTTTATCTTTAGCGGAAATGTAGCTGATGCCTGCCTGATTGTCTCCGGCGATAAGCTTGTTCTGAGGGGTAAGGAAATCCATGGCAAAATGAACGCCGCTAAGCTCTCTTCCGGGAATGGGGAGGTCACGGGGTTTGGTGGCTCCGGTGCCGAGCACTATGGCATCGAAGTTTTCGAGCAGCTCTGCGGGCTGGAGGTTTATGCCTACGTGTGTGCCGGTCCGAAACCTGATCCCTTCCTGTTGCATGAGGCTGATGCGACGATCGACAACCCACTTTTCCAGTTTAAAATCGGGGATACCGTACCTTAGGAGTCCACCGGGGCGGTCATCTCTCTCGAAGACGGTGACCCAGTGGCCTGCTTTATTTAACTGTGCAGCGGCTGCCAGGCCGGCGGGGCCACTACCGATGACGGCTACTTTTTTACCGGTGCGTGTACGGGGAGCCCCGGAACCGGCGAGGCCCATGGCGAAGGCTTTCTCGGCAATGGTTTTCTCTATATGCTCTATGGCTACGGGAGGCTTATTGATACCTAATACGCAGGATGCCTCGCAGGGGGCGGGGCATATGCGGCCTGTAAACTCGGGAAAGTTATTGGTGGACAGCAGGATGGCGGCAGCTTCGCCCCAGCGCTCTTCATGAACTGCTTCATTAAACTCAGGGATGATATTGCCGAGGGGGCATCCGCTGTGGCAGAAGGGTACGCCGCAATCCATGCATCGTGCAGCCTGCTGCCGGGTCTTTTCTTCTGGAAAAGGCTGGTATATCTCTTTAAAGTCGGCGGTTCGCTGCTTAGGCTGGCGTGCCTGTGGCAATTCTCTGTCGTAGGTTAAAAATCCGTCTTTACTCATTACACTGCCATTTTTACGTTGTCTTTGCTCTGTTCTATTATTGCTTTATACTCATGGGGGATTACTTTGACGAAGTGGCGTACCTCTTGGGTCCAGTTTGCCAGGAGCTCCTCTGCCCGCGTGCTTTCTGTGTGCATTTTATGTTCTCTGATGAGGTCTTGCAGATAGGTAGCGTCACTGTCTTCGACAGGGTCGAGGCTGACCATTTCTTTATTGCAGAGGGTGCTGAATATGCCTTTTTTATCGTACACATAGGCGATGCCTCCGCTCATGCCGGCAGCAAAGTTACGGCCTACGGGGCCAAGCACGGCAATGCGCCCACCGGTCATGTACTCGCAGGCATGGTCTCCGACGCCTTCTACCACGGCTTCTACGCCGGAGTTACGTACGGCAAAGCGCTCACCGCCCATACCACGGATAAAGGCTTTGCCACGGGTGGCTCCGTAGAAGGCTACGTTTCCGATTATGATGTTGTCTTCGGCGGGGAAGGTGGCCTCACGAGCGGGGCGAATGATGAGCTTACCTCCTGAAAGGCCTTTTCCGAAGTAATCATTGGCCTCTCCCTCTAAACTAAAGGTGATGCCGGGGGCTAAAAAGGCGCCAAAGCTCTGCCCTGCGGAACCATAGAAGGCATAGTCAATGGTGTCTTCGGGGAGCCCCTCTCCTTTATACCTAAGGGATACTTCATGGGAGAGCATGGCGCCGGTAGTACGGTCTGTATTCCGGATGTGGAAGGTTTCCCGCACAGGTTTTCCTTGCTCGAGGGCTTCTTCTGCGCGGGCGATAAGCCTGCGGTCTAGCACTTCGCTAATGCCGTGGTCCTGGGCTATTTGCTTGTAGACGCCGATGTTATCGGGGACAAACTCTCTGTATAGGATGGGGGAAAGGTCGAGGTGGCGATATTTCCAGTGGTTTACGTCCGGCCGCATGCGCAGGAGGTCGGAGCGGCCGACCATTTCGTTGATGGTGCGGAAGCCGAGACTGGCCATGATGCGTCGCAGGTCTTCGGCAAGGAAGGTGAAGAAGTTTACAATGTGATCGGGGTCGCCTGTATATAGTTTGCGCAGTTCGGGGTTTTGGGTGGCAATGCCTACGGGACAGGTGTTGAGATGGCATTTACGCATCATGATGCAGCCTTCTACTACGAGGGCGGCGGTACTGATGCCCCACTCTTCGGCACCGAGGAGGGTGGCTATGGCAAGGTCGCGCCCGGTACGCATTTGGCCATCGGCCTGGACGGTGATGCGGCTCCGCAGATCGTTTTTAACGAGGGTCTGGTGGGCTTCGGCAAGGCCAAGCTCCCAGGGTAGCCCGGCATGGCGTATGGAACTGAGGGGGGAGGCGCCTGTACCTCCGTCTGCTCCTGATATGAGCACTACATCGGCATTGGCCTTTGAGACTCCGGCGGCGACAGTGCCTACGCCTGCCTCGGAAACAAGTTTTACATTGATCCTGGCTTTGGGGTTGGCATTTTTAAGGTCAAAAATAAGCTGAGCAAGGTCTTCAATGCTGTATATGTCATGATGGGGCGGAGGGGAAATGAGCCCGACCCCGGGGGTGGAGTGGCGTACACGGCCGATCCAGTCATCTACTTTATGTCCGGGTAGCTGACCGCCTTCTCCGGGCTTGGCGCCCTGGGCCATTTTTATCTGCAGCTCTTCGGCATTGGTGAGGTAGTAGCTGGTGACTCCGAAGCGCCCACTTGCTACCTGTTTAATGGCGGACCGTTCCCAGTCGCCATCGGGACGGCGCTCGAAGCGGGCTTCGTCCTCTCCTCCTTCGCCACTATTACTTTTACCGCCTATGCGGTTCATGGCTATGGCTAGGGTGCTGTGGGCCTCATGGCTGATACTGCCGAATGACATGGCACCTGTAGCGAAGCGGCGGAAGATCTCGCTGGCGGGCTCCACTTCCTGGAGGGGGATGCTCTGTACTTCTTTAAAGTCCAGCAGGC
It contains:
- a CDS encoding glutamate synthase subunit beta, producing the protein MSKDGFLTYDRELPQARQPKQRTADFKEIYQPFPEEKTRQQAARCMDCGVPFCHSGCPLGNIIPEFNEAVHEERWGEAAAILLSTNNFPEFTGRICPAPCEASCVLGINKPPVAIEHIEKTIAEKAFAMGLAGSGAPRTRTGKKVAVIGSGPAGLAAAAQLNKAGHWVTVFERDDRPGGLLRYGIPDFKLEKWVVDRRISLMQQEGIRFRTGTHVGINLQPAELLENFDAIVLGTGATKPRDLPIPGRELSGVHFAMDFLTPQNKLIAGDNQAGISYISAKDKDVIVIGGGDTGADCIGTSHRQGASYVAQLEIMPKPAAHRGDQDPWPLWPMTLRTSSSHEEGGSRAWSITTRSFIGNEHGKLTGAVVADLEWYTEDGKRKFREVPGSERTIPCDLALLAIGFTCGEPTLPQQLDLELDERGNIKTQRYQTNIPKVFAAGDVHRGQSLVVWAISEGREAAWEVDTFLTGSSSLERKDDSYMIMR